In a genomic window of Scomber japonicus isolate fScoJap1 chromosome 17, fScoJap1.pri, whole genome shotgun sequence:
- the fam167ab gene encoding protein FAM167A → MEAPSAPPQITVDSASVLEEPECEEDVALPTDDHLMTLKALTEKLRLETRRPSYLEWKARLEAESFRDSESRKGPIQVEPEGKGITLEGPDVIQCKLPSGVLKGFGNIDEALSWLRRELTDMRLQDQQLARQLMRLRSDINKLKIEQTCHLHRRMLNDATFGLEERDELSDLLCECPVTPGLGLSAPLRLIGVTKMNINSRRFSLC, encoded by the exons ATGGAAGCACCCTCGGCACCTCCTCAGATCACAGTGGACAGTGCCAGTGTCCTAGAGGAACCAGAATGTGAGGAAGATGTGGCTTTGCCTACAGATGACCATCTCATGACCCTGAAGGCCTTGACAGAGAAATTAAGACTTGAGACCAGGAGACCGTCTTACCTGGAATGGAAAGCCCGACTAGAGGCGGAAAGCTTCAGAGACTCGGAAAGTAGAAAAGGCCCAATCCAAGTGGAGCCTGAAGGGAAGGGAATCACACTCGAAGGGCCTGATGTGATTCAGTGCAAGCTGCCATCAGGTGTTTTGAAGGGATTTGGGAACATCGATGAGGCTCTCAGTTGGCTCAGGAGAGAGCTG ACAGACATGCGCCTTCAGGACCAGCAGTTGGCTAGGCAGCTCATGCGGCTCAGAAGCGACATCAACAAGCTGAAGATCGAGCAGACGTGTCACCTTCATCGCAGGATGCTTAATGACGCCACCTTCGGCCTTGAGGAGCGGGATGAGTTGTCTGACCTGCTGTGTGAATGCCCGGTCACCCCAGGCCTCGGCCTCTCTGCCCCACTGCGACTCATCGGCGTTACCAAGATGAACATTAACTCACGCCGATTCTCACTCTGCTAG
- the lca5 gene encoding lebercilin yields the protein MESENVTDPYDDNRDLSRQSCKSAKKTSRASSTQKQKHNKNFREKIQDEDEKEGSVKSRSKTRIWHSDPDRDHISDGGRRSGESFYSEDYENESPSERSISPYSQSRTPSPTPQRGMRAKRISGSPLYKTGGVGRRGVSRPQRPGGQPQQYRRGAHSQSKESTPPKELDLVTKRMLSARLLKINELRNALAELQLRTNELRKENRILRQLQVRQEKALQHYDDTESEISQLIARHSNEMHVLRERLKRTQERERAAERQLKYSEEQLQRSQVTIARMKKLINQRELGARDELSRSLEEERTRAQEAERKIKELERSIELSNSSYQRQLAAEKKKTVSAQEEIRALQEELERLTNKLKEKERELDAKNIYANRMGKPLPRKDTDSGTKRKIPSRNSSKAVQTEDRTCSLDFPTPPPAITDANEYSEQAPDEYLSLKELDRGDRKAEADDRHQNCEQQKMREKEKDREKGLVKEREQEEKGKLQLNQQMNVLEEKAKRLRDGWGKEKEEEEKRRTSPLLKREEENNKKRSYVQEEVERWNQEAQTNQNTTGEAHRKKEQLLAKMHEIDRQNQGAKDPMFAESSPSDSNKGTSDYFSPHLPEQRNQNSSIFNLTESEELASLHNESRESGRRRSGIEGRRAMRSQISNDDLAFGSYAPSFGHSSSRCSPSFPPPPPKEDRDSALEAIGIFSLRAAETEKEKEVERGVGKDRKSNLMQQLFGTMATPAGNSVSSTNKMEILSSPPTTNGVRPRREGLLSINSGSSSPPTSSLNTLHIADSRPAIRAIASFDDDIEELTL from the exons ATGGAATCCGAAAACGTAACTGACCCGTATGACGACAATCGGGATCTCAGTCGGCAGTCCTGCAAGAGTGCAAAGAAAACCTCTCGAGCATCATCCAcccaaaaacagaaacacaacaagaATTTCCGGGAAAAGATCCAGGATGAGGATGAGAAGGAGGGGAGTGTTAAGAGTAGATCGAAGACTAGAATTTGGCATTCAGATCCTGATCGGGACCACATATCAGATGGAGGACGGAGAAGTGGTGAGTCGTTTTACTCAGAAGACTACGAGAACGAGTCTCCCTCCGAGCGCTCAATTTCACCGTACTCCCAGTCCCGGACTCCATCCCCTACTCCACAAAGAGGGATGCGTGCAAAGAGGATTTCAGGCAGTCCCCTGTACAAGACAG GTGGTGTCGGGCGGCGTGGTGTGTCTCGCCCACAGCGTCCAGGTGGTCAACCCCAGCAATATCGTAGGGGAGCGCATTCACAAAGCAAGGAGTCCACACCTCCTAAAGAGCTGGACCTGGTGACCAAACGGATGCTTTCAGCTCGCCTGCTAAAGATCAATGAATTGCGTAATGCTCTTGCAGAGCTGCAGCTGCGTACCAATGAGCTGCGGAAAGAAAATCGAATTCTCAGACAG cttcagGTGCGTCAAGAGAAAGCCCTGCAGCACTATGATGACACAGAAAGCGAGATTTCCCAACTGATAGCCCGCCACTCCAACGAGATGCATGTGCTGCGGGAAAGGTTGAAGCGCACTCAGGAACGTGAACGGGCAGCCGAGCGGCAGCTCAAGTACAGCGAGGAGCAGCTGCAGAGGAGTCAGGTGACCATTGCCCGGATGAAGAAGCTAATCAATCAGCGAGAGTTAGGAGCCAGAGATGAGCTGAGCCGCAGCctagaggaagagaggacacGGGCCCAAGAGGCAGAACGAAAAATTAAG GAGCTGGAGCGTAGCATAGAGCTGAGCAACAGCAGTTACCAGAGGCAGCTggctgcagagaagaagaaaactgtcAGTGCCCAGGAGGAGATAAGAGCtctgcaggaggagctggagcgACTGACCAATAAACTCAAg gagaaggagagagaactAGACGCCAAGAATATTTATGCCAACCGCATGGGGAAACCCTTACCAAGAAAAGATACTGACAGCGGCACAAAGCGGAAAA TCCCCAGCAGGAACAGCAGCAAGGCAGTACAAACTGAAGACAGGACGTGTAGTCTGGATTTCCCCACGCCTCCCCCCGCCATCACTGATGCAAATGAGTACAGTGAGCAAGCACCTGACGAATACCTATCACTCAAG GAGCTTGACAGAGGGGACAGGAAAGCAGAGGCAGACGACAGACATCAAAACTGCGAACAGcagaagatgagagaaaaagaaaaagacagggaGAAGGGTTTGGTGAAAgagagggagcaggaggagaagggcAAGCTGCAACTCAACCAGCAGATGAATGTACTTGAAGAGAAGGCAAAGAGACTAAGAGATG gttgggggaaagaaaaggaggaagaagagaaaaggaggacaaGTCCCCTgttaaagagggaggaagagaacaaCAAGAAGCGTAGCTATGTCCAAGAAGAGGTGGAGAGGTGGAACCAGGAGGCTCAGACCAATCAGAATACAACAGGGGAAGCACATCGCAAAAAAGAGCAGCTGCTGGCCAAGATGCATGAAATAGACCGTCAAAACCAGGGAGCCAAGGACCCCATGTTTGCTGAGTCTAGTCCCTCTGACTCCAACAAGGGAACCAGTGATTATTTTTCTCCTCATCTGCCTGAGCAGAGGAACCAGAACTCTTCAATTTTCAACCTCACAGAATCAGAGGAGTTAGCAAGTTTGCACAATGAAAGCAGGGAATCTGGAAGGAGAAGATCGGGTATAGAGGGGAGGAGAGCAATGCGGTCCCAAATATCCAATGACGACTTGGCTTTTGGAAGCTACGCTCCTTCTTTTGGACATTCATCCTCTCGGTGTTCTCCTAGCTTCCCTCCACCGCCACCTAAAGAGGACAGGGACTCTGCATTAGAGGCAATAGGGATTTTTAGTCTCAGAGCAGCGGAGAccgagaaagaaaaagaggtagAAAGAGGAGTAGGGAAGGACCGGAAGTCAAACCTCATGCAACAGCTGTTTGGTACCATGGCGACACCTGCTGGCAACAGCGTAAGCTCCACCAATAAAATGGAGATCCTCAGTAGTCCCCCGACCACAAATGGTGTACGTCCAAGAAGGGAAGGACTGCTCAGCATCAACTCAGGGTCTTCCAGTCCTCCAACATCTTCACTGAACACTCTACACATTGCAGACAGCAGACCCGCCATCCGTGCCATCGCCTCATTCGATGATGACATAGAGGAGCTCACTTTGTAG